In Niallia sp. FSL W8-0635, one genomic interval encodes:
- a CDS encoding sensor histidine kinase: MKGLTIKNGILLFLCVGALYQAYETDAWNFAMLLFLLSIILGCYFLVPVFKRKSIPVLFILILLEMMQFVVERELTGYLVLLLFYFTMELGTYMSTNLYRMIVCLFVLMNVGIGIIVFSYTSFIWICLFLLISYLLIHLNNLDEDYQQIRETYESLLNDYRIQKRQSYHNEHAARVEERNLIAREMHDSVGHKLTALMMQVEQFLIKEKKEEYRLLKNMTEECLEETRKAVRLLQVEEPGGIASIIALIKKLESESNIHVHFTTKQGVLLVNLSNKQNAVLYRSIQEGITNAMKYGSSKAVHITLGVSPIGNLTFEIRNPYIHKHPFHYGFGLENMRNRIEEGQGKLEVFHLNGEFILQGNIPVGGKKNDSRVNC, translated from the coding sequence ATGAAGGGGCTTACGATAAAAAATGGAATCCTTCTATTTCTTTGTGTAGGAGCATTATATCAAGCATATGAAACAGATGCTTGGAATTTCGCTATGCTATTATTTCTTTTATCTATTATTCTTGGATGTTATTTTCTTGTACCTGTGTTTAAAAGAAAGAGTATTCCAGTCTTATTTATTTTGATTCTCCTTGAAATGATGCAGTTCGTAGTAGAGAGAGAGTTAACTGGGTATCTCGTTCTCTTATTGTTTTATTTTACAATGGAGTTAGGTACATATATGTCAACGAATCTCTATCGAATGATTGTTTGCCTATTCGTTTTGATGAATGTTGGCATTGGAATAATCGTTTTTTCCTATACCTCTTTTATTTGGATATGTCTGTTCTTGTTAATCTCCTATTTACTCATTCATTTAAATAATCTAGACGAAGATTATCAACAAATTAGAGAAACCTATGAATCTTTATTAAATGATTATCGTATACAAAAAAGACAATCCTATCATAATGAACATGCAGCAAGAGTGGAGGAAAGGAATCTCATTGCTAGAGAAATGCATGATTCCGTCGGCCATAAGCTGACAGCATTAATGATGCAAGTGGAACAATTTTTGATTAAAGAGAAAAAAGAAGAATATAGGCTTTTAAAGAATATGACAGAGGAATGCTTAGAAGAAACAAGAAAAGCGGTTCGCCTATTACAAGTGGAGGAGCCAGGAGGAATTGCTTCTATTATTGCACTTATAAAAAAATTAGAAAGTGAAAGCAATATTCACGTTCATTTTACAACAAAGCAAGGAGTACTTCTAGTCAATCTAAGCAATAAACAAAATGCTGTTCTCTATCGTTCCATTCAGGAAGGAATAACAAATGCCATGAAATATGGAAGTTCGAAGGCTGTACATATAACGCTAGGAGTTTCTCCCATTGGAAACCTAACTTTTGAGATTAGAAATCCATATATTCATAAGCACCCGTTTCATTATGGTTTTGGCTTAGAAAACATGAGAAATAGAATAGAAGAAGGCCAAGGGAAATTAGAGGTTTTTCATTTAAACGGAGAATTTATCCTGCAAGGAAATATTCCTGTTGGGGGGAAGAAAAATGATTCGCGTGTTAATTGCTGA